From the Nocardiopsis changdeensis genome, one window contains:
- a CDS encoding CaiB/BaiF CoA transferase family protein — translation MNTTPESTDRPGGGALDGIVVLDLSRVLAGPYAAQTLADMGATVIKIENPEDPDVSRGFPPYLRTGEDADGGPAQEFSGYYGQYNRGKLGLTVNLAHEEGRQVLKDLVAGADVLVENFRPGTMEKLGVGYDVLREINPRLVYTAISGYGHTGSRSRRPAFDSTAQAAGGIWSMNGFPGMPPVRVGVTIGDLSASLFAVIGTLAAIRHVERGGEGQKVDVAQVDSIIALTETAVVDYTVDGRVPEPAGNEHAWVRPYELFDCADGQVFFAGYTDKLWRAGCELFGTPEATEDPEIDTMRKRFDKEVYDRKVKPLIASWFRDRTRAELEELAGDVVPLTALRTIADVVEDPGTAEREMVVEADYGELGPLRMFGQPIKLSATPADPARTANRVGEHTDRVLADFAGYAPEEIARLKKGGAV, via the coding sequence TTGAACACCACACCGGAGTCCACGGACCGGCCCGGAGGCGGCGCGCTCGACGGGATCGTCGTGCTCGACCTCTCCCGGGTGCTGGCCGGGCCCTACGCGGCCCAGACCCTCGCCGACATGGGTGCCACGGTCATCAAGATCGAGAACCCCGAGGACCCCGACGTCTCCCGCGGGTTCCCCCCGTACCTGAGGACGGGGGAGGACGCCGACGGCGGGCCCGCGCAGGAGTTCAGCGGGTACTACGGCCAGTACAACCGCGGCAAGCTGGGGCTGACCGTCAACCTCGCCCACGAGGAGGGCAGGCAGGTCCTCAAGGACCTCGTGGCCGGCGCGGACGTGCTGGTGGAGAACTTCCGGCCCGGGACCATGGAGAAGCTCGGCGTCGGCTACGACGTGCTCCGGGAGATCAACCCCAGACTCGTCTACACCGCCATCTCCGGGTACGGCCACACCGGCTCCCGGAGCCGCCGCCCGGCGTTCGACAGCACGGCCCAGGCGGCGGGCGGGATCTGGTCCATGAACGGGTTCCCCGGCATGCCCCCGGTCCGCGTGGGGGTCACCATCGGCGACCTCTCTGCCTCGCTCTTCGCCGTCATCGGCACCCTGGCCGCGATCCGGCACGTCGAGCGCGGCGGGGAGGGCCAGAAGGTCGACGTCGCCCAGGTGGACAGCATCATCGCGCTGACCGAGACGGCCGTGGTCGACTACACCGTCGACGGCAGGGTCCCCGAGCCCGCGGGCAACGAGCACGCGTGGGTGCGGCCGTACGAGCTCTTCGACTGCGCCGACGGGCAGGTGTTCTTCGCCGGGTACACGGACAAGCTGTGGCGGGCCGGCTGCGAGCTGTTCGGCACCCCCGAGGCCACCGAGGACCCCGAGATCGACACCATGCGCAAGCGCTTCGACAAGGAGGTCTACGACAGGAAGGTCAAGCCCCTGATCGCCTCCTGGTTCCGCGACCGGACCCGGGCCGAGCTGGAGGAGCTCGCCGGGGACGTCGTCCCGCTGACCGCGCTGCGCACCATCGCCGACGTCGTCGAGGACCCCGGGACGGCGGAGCGGGAGATGGTCGTCGAAGCGGACTACGGGGAGCTGGGCCCGCTGCGGATGTTCGGCCAGCCGATCAAGCTGAGCGCCACCCCCGCCGACCCGGCCAGGACGGCCAACCGCGTCGGGGAGCACACCGACCGGGTGCTGGCCGACTTCGCCGGCTACGCGCCGGAGGAGATCGCCCGCCTGAAGAAGGGGGGAGCGGTCTGA
- a CDS encoding FAS1-like dehydratase domain-containing protein: MGGAAPTRTQRVDTVPAEDYRGTFAPWLPSPVPGDPLPPGWEGLYFPFATGMDGLRPDGTPLGDAPPGIDLPRRMYAGEDTVFHRPIRFGDTVEQRVRQGRVTEKRGRSGRLVFADLEREYLVDGELAVRSTWHDVFLEQDAPPPPVRRADPAGDRFHRLTPDSRHLFRFSAITFNTHRVHYDRDWAQRVEGLEDLLVHGPLTRLLMLDAVMAGGGPGRTPARCSFTATAPLFVDREITVGVTDGEDTARAVAVADDGRLAAEATVHW, encoded by the coding sequence ATGGGCGGCGCGGCCCCCACCCGCACCCAGCGCGTGGACACCGTTCCCGCGGAGGACTACCGGGGCACCTTCGCCCCGTGGCTCCCGAGCCCGGTCCCGGGCGACCCCCTGCCCCCGGGCTGGGAGGGGCTGTACTTCCCCTTCGCCACGGGAATGGACGGGCTGCGCCCGGACGGCACCCCGTTGGGGGACGCGCCGCCCGGGATCGACCTGCCGCGCCGGATGTACGCGGGCGAGGACACCGTCTTCCACCGCCCGATCCGGTTCGGGGACACCGTCGAGCAGAGGGTGCGCCAGGGCCGGGTCACGGAGAAGAGAGGCCGGAGCGGGCGGCTGGTCTTCGCCGACCTCGAACGGGAGTACCTCGTGGACGGGGAGCTCGCCGTCCGCAGCACCTGGCACGACGTGTTCCTGGAGCAGGACGCGCCCCCGCCGCCGGTCCGCCGGGCCGACCCGGCGGGGGACCGGTTCCACCGGCTCACCCCGGACTCCCGGCACCTCTTCCGGTTCTCCGCGATCACCTTCAACACCCACCGCGTGCACTACGACCGGGACTGGGCGCAGCGGGTGGAGGGGCTGGAGGACCTGCTCGTGCACGGCCCGCTCACCCGGCTGCTGATGCTGGACGCCGTCATGGCGGGTGGCGGTCCGGGCAGGACGCCCGCTCGCTGCTCGTTCACCGCGACGGCCCCGCTCTTCGTCGACCGGGAGATCACGGTGGGCGTCACGGACGGGGAGGACACCGCCCGCGCGGTGGCGGTGGCCGACGACGGTCGTCTCGCCGCCGAGGCGACCGTCCACTGGTGA
- a CDS encoding glycosyltransferase has protein sequence MTDVDIPRRRRGRAARAVASAPTVSLVIPAFNEEATIERCLLAVLAQTRAPWEVIVVDNRSTDGTAEAVRRLARAHPEAGIRLLRQFDAQGLVPTRNAGFAAATGDVLGRIDADSVLAPDWVENVSRAMEDPAVGAVTGPVTYYDVPRFGSLPVSDDLVRRTLWHLGRRRCPFLYGSNMAIRATAWKSIEHAACPDHEDVLHEDIDLAVHLKQTGIRVAYAPRMRAGVSARRLDSSPASFRAYTHRFVATYESHGIDHWTLRAPRHLLQGLFWATRRGRR, from the coding sequence GTGACCGACGTCGATATCCCGAGAAGGAGGCGCGGGAGGGCGGCCCGGGCGGTGGCGTCCGCGCCGACGGTGTCCCTGGTCATCCCGGCGTTCAACGAGGAGGCCACCATCGAGCGGTGCCTGCTCGCCGTGCTGGCGCAGACGCGGGCCCCCTGGGAGGTCATCGTGGTCGACAACCGCTCGACCGACGGCACGGCGGAGGCCGTCCGGCGCCTGGCCCGGGCCCACCCCGAGGCGGGGATCAGGCTCCTGCGGCAGTTCGACGCCCAGGGGCTGGTCCCCACCCGCAACGCCGGGTTCGCCGCGGCGACCGGCGACGTCCTGGGGCGTATCGACGCCGACTCCGTGCTCGCCCCCGACTGGGTCGAGAACGTCTCCCGGGCCATGGAGGACCCGGCCGTCGGGGCCGTCACCGGGCCGGTCACCTACTACGACGTGCCCCGGTTCGGGTCCCTGCCGGTGTCCGACGACCTCGTGCGGCGCACGCTCTGGCACCTGGGGAGGCGGCGCTGCCCGTTCCTCTACGGAAGCAACATGGCGATCCGCGCCACGGCGTGGAAGTCGATCGAGCACGCGGCCTGCCCCGACCACGAGGACGTGCTGCACGAGGACATCGACCTGGCCGTGCACCTCAAGCAGACCGGTATCCGCGTCGCCTACGCCCCCCGGATGCGGGCGGGGGTCTCCGCCCGCCGGCTGGACTCCTCCCCGGCGTCCTTCCGCGCGTACACCCACCGCTTCGTCGCCACCTACGAGAGCCACGGCATCGACCACTGGACCCTCCGCGCCCCGCGCCACCTCCTCCAGGGGCTGTTCTGGGCTACCCGGCGAGGGCGGCGGTGA
- a CDS encoding aminoglycoside phosphotransferase family protein, producing MGTVRPAIDHDLVRRLVDAQFPQWADLPLTRVEPGGSDHVIHRLGGELSVRLPRHAGAVGQARKEAEWLPRLAPHLPLAVPEPVAVGAPGFGYPWPWAVTRWLDGEPATVGALADSSDAAVGLAGFLTALQRFAPDAVPAAGARGGLAGEPLAGRDRETRAAIAATADVFDAAAMTEVWEAALAAPDWRRPPVWFHGDFHTGNLLTVGGRLSAVIDFGEFGAGDPSRDLMVAFTLMSADRRAEFRAALGVDGATWLRGRGWALATGLNAYTAYAATDARVAAQTTRQITAALAG from the coding sequence GTGGGAACCGTCCGCCCGGCCATCGACCACGACCTCGTCCGACGCCTGGTCGACGCGCAGTTCCCGCAATGGGCGGACCTGCCCCTGACCAGGGTGGAACCCGGCGGCTCGGACCACGTGATCCACCGGCTGGGCGGGGAGCTGTCCGTCCGGCTGCCCCGGCACGCCGGGGCGGTCGGGCAGGCCCGCAAGGAGGCCGAGTGGCTGCCCCGGCTCGCCCCGCACCTGCCGCTGGCCGTGCCCGAGCCGGTGGCGGTGGGCGCTCCCGGCTTCGGGTACCCGTGGCCGTGGGCGGTGACCCGCTGGCTGGACGGCGAGCCCGCGACCGTCGGGGCGCTGGCGGACTCCTCCGACGCCGCCGTCGGGCTCGCCGGGTTCCTCACCGCCCTGCAGCGGTTCGCCCCCGACGCGGTCCCGGCCGCGGGCGCCCGCGGCGGGCTCGCCGGCGAGCCGCTGGCCGGCCGGGACCGCGAGACCCGCGCCGCCATCGCCGCGACCGCCGACGTGTTCGACGCGGCGGCGATGACGGAGGTGTGGGAGGCGGCACTGGCCGCGCCGGACTGGCGGCGGCCCCCGGTGTGGTTCCACGGCGACTTCCACACCGGCAACCTGCTGACCGTCGGCGGCCGCCTGAGCGCGGTCATCGACTTCGGCGAATTCGGCGCCGGCGACCCGTCCCGCGACCTGATGGTCGCCTTCACGCTGATGTCGGCCGACCGCCGGGCCGAATTCCGGGCGGCGCTGGGCGTGGACGGGGCCACCTGGCTGCGCGGCCGCGGCTGGGCCCTGGCCACCGGCCTGAACGCCTACACCGCCTACGCCGCCACCGACGCGCGCGTCGCCGCGCAGACCACCCGCCAGATCACCGCCGCCCTCGCCGGGTAG
- a CDS encoding histidine phosphatase family protein, producing MRLVLVRHGETEWNEERRLQGQQDIGLSATGRRQVAALAETVGYLAPGYVVTSGLRRTRETAEVLGVRPDACDPRLNEAYLAGWEGRYSAEIKEEGGGVYAAWRAGRYHPPGAESFGALTERVVAGIDAAVRDAAARGHELFMAVTHGGPARALLTAAVGLDPARTVPSHPASLSIVDVDPGAASLTEPGAARLRLFNYAPALSPLDPPD from the coding sequence ATGCGGCTGGTCCTGGTCCGCCACGGCGAGACCGAGTGGAACGAGGAACGGCGTCTCCAGGGGCAGCAGGACATCGGGCTGTCCGCCACCGGGCGGCGACAGGTCGCCGCGCTGGCGGAGACGGTCGGGTACCTGGCGCCGGGGTACGTCGTCACCTCGGGGCTGCGCCGCACGCGCGAGACCGCCGAGGTGCTGGGCGTCCGCCCGGACGCGTGCGACCCCCGGCTGAACGAGGCGTACCTGGCCGGCTGGGAGGGGCGGTACTCGGCGGAGATCAAGGAGGAGGGCGGCGGCGTGTACGCCGCGTGGCGCGCGGGCCGCTACCACCCGCCCGGGGCCGAGAGCTTCGGCGCGCTCACCGAGCGGGTGGTCGCGGGGATCGACGCCGCCGTGCGCGACGCCGCGGCCCGGGGACACGAGCTGTTCATGGCGGTCACCCACGGCGGACCGGCCCGGGCCCTGCTCACGGCCGCCGTCGGACTCGACCCGGCCCGCACGGTACCGAGCCATCCGGCCAGCCTCAGCATCGTGGACGTCGACCCCGGGGCGGCCTCCCTCACCGAGCCGGGGGCGGCCAGGCTGCGGCTGTTCAACTACGCCCCGGCCCTGTCCCCGCTGGACCCGCCGGACTGA
- a CDS encoding ABC transporter ATP-binding protein has protein sequence MRPGAPAASLTITDLRKDFGGTAAVDGISIDVPAGSFLVLLGPSGCGKTTTLRMLAGLEDPTGGEIRFGDRVIARGGGPAVAPSEREAGLVFQSYALWPHKTVRQNVEWPLVVAKWPRADRRARAERVLSMLAITDLADRYPGEISGGQQQRVAIARMIAPQPRVLLFDEPLSNLDARLRVETRGELMRIHRSTGATSVYVTHDQVEAMTMATHIALMRDGRVEQFGTPRELLEAPRTPFAATFVGTPPANIIGCRVEGGRLRAYGVDCGPAPDGVTGGAVQAMYRAGSLAPAAEPGPGCLPATFADQVPMADRWVLGADLDDGTRLHLSRDTPVDLRPGDRLGVRLPERADAYFDAADGRPAAGAAR, from the coding sequence ATGAGACCCGGAGCACCCGCTGCCTCCCTGACCATCACCGACCTGCGCAAGGACTTCGGCGGCACCGCGGCCGTCGACGGCATCTCGATCGACGTCCCCGCGGGCTCCTTCCTCGTCCTGCTCGGCCCCTCCGGGTGCGGGAAGACGACGACCCTGCGGATGCTCGCGGGGCTGGAGGACCCCACCGGGGGCGAGATCCGGTTCGGCGACCGCGTCATCGCCCGGGGCGGCGGCCCGGCCGTGGCCCCCAGCGAGCGCGAGGCCGGGCTGGTCTTCCAGTCGTACGCGCTGTGGCCGCACAAGACGGTGCGGCAGAACGTCGAATGGCCGCTGGTCGTGGCCAAGTGGCCGCGGGCCGACCGGCGGGCCCGCGCCGAGCGGGTGCTGTCGATGCTGGCGATCACCGACCTCGCCGACCGCTACCCGGGGGAGATCAGCGGCGGCCAGCAGCAGCGGGTCGCGATCGCCCGCATGATCGCGCCGCAGCCCCGGGTCCTGCTCTTCGACGAGCCGCTGTCCAACCTCGACGCGCGGCTGCGGGTCGAGACCCGGGGGGAGCTGATGCGCATCCACCGCTCCACCGGCGCGACGAGCGTCTACGTCACCCACGACCAGGTGGAGGCGATGACCATGGCCACGCACATCGCGCTCATGAGGGACGGCCGCGTCGAGCAGTTCGGCACGCCGCGGGAACTGCTGGAGGCGCCGCGCACGCCGTTCGCCGCGACGTTCGTGGGCACTCCCCCGGCCAACATCATCGGATGCCGGGTGGAGGGCGGGCGGCTGCGGGCGTACGGCGTCGACTGCGGGCCCGCCCCCGACGGCGTCACGGGCGGGGCCGTGCAGGCCATGTACCGGGCGGGCTCGCTCGCGCCGGCCGCCGAGCCGGGGCCCGGGTGCCTGCCGGCGACGTTCGCCGACCAGGTGCCGATGGCCGACCGGTGGGTACTGGGCGCGGACCTCGACGACGGGACCCGGCTGCACCTCTCCCGGGACACCCCGGTGGACCTGCGGCCCGGCGACCGGCTCGGGGTGCGCCTGCCCGAGAGGGCGGACGCGTACTTCGACGCCGCGGACGGGCGCCCGGCGGCCGGGGCCGCCCGGTGA
- a CDS encoding ABC transporter permease, producing MPTAPSPRRTAAGRAAARARSALTRPTAVLGACTLLVLAVLVVAPLAGLVNTTLTQDGRGAWTDVFASPMSENLLWRPMGNSILVGAATAVGSTVIGGFLAWVVVMTRIPGRGVLGLLATIPFALPSFALALAWESVFRNDLIGGSAGILTNLGVAVPDWLAWGPVPVAATLTAHYFSLSFMLIAAALASVNGDLMEAAELTGASTLRVARDIALPVVAPAMVSGALLAFAEGVSNFVTPALLGLPVRFHTLSTRLYGAISTGDVVRGYVLSIVLILVAAMIMYASTRLTGGRRSFATITGKGGRRRSVDLGPWTRPTAALAWLVVVCTTVVPGAVLVLSSLTRRTNDFASGFTLHYWIGASDPAFAQGLPGILGNPQILQATWNTVLLGVCVAVGAGVLGLLVSYAVTRSGGTGWLPPTLGVVSFVPFLIPGIALGAAFIAQFGAPIGPFPSLYGTFAILVLAGIAATIPFAVRSGTSALSQVSRDVEEAAVMAGAGLFRRIGAVIAPLTARGLFTGGVLVFVQMVRDLSLVVLLATPAMPVLAVLTYQYSSENFTQLANAVTVVIAVISVGATVLARRLEGAAQPWNPNP from the coding sequence ATGCCGACGGCACCCTCCCCCCGGCGCACCGCGGCCGGCCGCGCGGCGGCCCGCGCCCGGTCCGCCCTCACCCGGCCCACCGCGGTGCTGGGGGCCTGCACACTGCTCGTCCTGGCCGTCCTCGTGGTGGCGCCGCTCGCCGGGCTGGTCAACACGACCCTCACCCAGGACGGGCGCGGGGCGTGGACCGACGTCTTCGCCAGCCCGATGTCGGAGAACCTCCTGTGGCGGCCGATGGGCAACTCGATCCTCGTGGGCGCGGCCACCGCCGTCGGCTCCACGGTGATCGGCGGATTCCTCGCCTGGGTGGTCGTGATGACCCGCATCCCCGGGCGGGGCGTCCTCGGCCTGCTGGCGACGATCCCGTTCGCGCTGCCGAGCTTCGCCCTGGCGCTGGCCTGGGAGTCGGTGTTCCGCAACGACCTGATCGGCGGCTCCGCCGGCATCCTGACGAACCTCGGGGTCGCCGTCCCGGACTGGCTGGCCTGGGGGCCCGTGCCGGTCGCGGCGACCCTGACGGCCCACTACTTCTCCCTGTCGTTCATGCTCATCGCCGCCGCCCTGGCGAGCGTCAACGGGGACCTGATGGAGGCCGCCGAGCTGACGGGGGCCTCCACCCTGCGCGTGGCCCGCGACATCGCCCTGCCCGTCGTGGCCCCGGCGATGGTGTCCGGCGCGCTGCTGGCCTTCGCCGAGGGGGTCTCCAACTTCGTCACCCCGGCGCTCCTGGGGCTGCCGGTCCGGTTCCACACGCTCTCGACCCGGCTGTACGGGGCGATCTCCACCGGCGACGTCGTGCGCGGCTACGTGCTGTCGATCGTGCTCATCCTCGTGGCCGCGATGATCATGTACGCCTCGACGCGCCTCACCGGGGGCCGGCGGAGCTTCGCGACGATCACCGGCAAGGGCGGCCGCCGCCGCAGCGTCGACCTCGGTCCGTGGACCCGGCCGACGGCCGCGCTCGCCTGGCTGGTGGTCGTGTGCACCACCGTCGTCCCCGGCGCGGTGCTCGTGCTGAGCTCCCTGACCCGGCGCACCAACGACTTCGCCTCCGGGTTCACCCTCCACTACTGGATCGGTGCCTCCGACCCGGCGTTCGCGCAGGGGCTGCCGGGGATCCTCGGCAACCCGCAGATCCTCCAGGCGACCTGGAACACGGTGCTCCTGGGGGTGTGCGTGGCGGTCGGCGCCGGCGTCCTGGGGCTGCTCGTCTCCTACGCCGTCACCCGTTCCGGCGGCACCGGATGGCTGCCCCCGACCCTGGGCGTCGTCTCCTTCGTGCCGTTCCTCATCCCCGGCATCGCGCTCGGGGCGGCGTTCATCGCGCAGTTCGGGGCGCCCATCGGGCCGTTCCCGAGCCTGTACGGGACCTTCGCGATCCTGGTGCTGGCCGGGATCGCCGCGACGATCCCCTTCGCGGTGCGGTCGGGCACCTCGGCGCTGAGCCAGGTGTCCCGGGACGTGGAGGAGGCGGCGGTGATGGCCGGGGCCGGCCTGTTCCGCCGGATCGGCGCCGTCATCGCGCCGCTGACCGCCCGCGGCCTGTTCACCGGCGGGGTGCTGGTGTTCGTCCAGATGGTGCGCGACCTGTCCCTGGTCGTGCTGCTGGCGACCCCGGCGATGCCGGTCCTGGCCGTCCTGACCTACCAGTACTCCTCGGAGAACTTCACCCAGCTCGCCAACGCGGTCACCGTCGTCATCGCGGTGATCTCGGTCGGGGCGACCGTCCTCGCCCGGCGCCTCGAAGGCGCCGCCCAACCCTGGAACCCGAACCCATGA
- a CDS encoding ABC transporter substrate-binding protein: MRLSGMLSAPVALSLAAALTACGGGTPQTPAADAAAEPHELDDATHEELVELATEEGSVTVYSFTSRIASVEEAFEAQYPGIDLIGHDIASSEQITRLRSESQAGSPSADVAYISDAPVVVTELVAGGILRNYVPPRLAETVPQEYREPLLANRLSTKILMYNEEAHPDGSPVRNLWQLTEEEWNGRVVMVDPSVRGDYLDLMAEIVHRSDEMAQAHREHFGTEVVLDEGVENAGQQFIKDLYANGLVLVDDTDNVNQAVGATGQDDPPVGITSYSDRRDNEEEGWALQASLGTVPSPGITFPAYIGMVNGARNPAAARLVADFLMGDGSETGGPAYEPFYVPGDYPVRTDMAEPADAAPLEELGAWDIVPEETAQIRDGVADFLLTL; encoded by the coding sequence ATGCGCTTGTCAGGAATGCTCTCCGCCCCCGTCGCCCTCTCCCTCGCCGCGGCCCTCACCGCCTGCGGCGGCGGCACCCCCCAGACCCCCGCCGCCGACGCGGCCGCCGAACCCCACGAACTCGACGACGCCACCCACGAGGAGCTCGTGGAACTGGCCACGGAGGAGGGGTCGGTCACCGTCTACTCCTTCACCTCCCGCATCGCCTCCGTGGAGGAGGCGTTCGAGGCGCAGTACCCCGGGATCGACCTGATCGGCCACGACATCGCCTCCTCCGAGCAGATCACCCGGCTGCGGTCGGAGTCGCAGGCCGGGTCCCCCTCCGCGGACGTCGCCTACATCTCCGACGCGCCGGTGGTCGTCACCGAGCTCGTCGCGGGCGGCATCCTGCGGAACTACGTCCCGCCGCGCCTGGCCGAGACCGTCCCCCAGGAGTACCGGGAGCCGCTGCTGGCCAACCGGCTCTCGACCAAGATCCTCATGTACAACGAGGAGGCCCACCCCGACGGCAGCCCGGTCCGGAACCTGTGGCAGCTCACCGAGGAGGAGTGGAACGGCAGGGTCGTCATGGTCGACCCCTCCGTTCGCGGCGACTACCTGGACCTCATGGCGGAGATCGTCCACCGGTCCGACGAGATGGCCCAGGCGCACCGGGAGCACTTCGGGACCGAGGTCGTCCTCGACGAGGGCGTCGAGAACGCCGGGCAGCAGTTCATCAAGGACCTGTACGCCAACGGGCTGGTCCTGGTCGACGACACCGACAACGTCAACCAGGCGGTGGGCGCCACCGGCCAGGACGACCCGCCGGTCGGCATCACCTCGTACTCCGACCGCCGGGACAACGAGGAGGAGGGCTGGGCCCTCCAGGCGTCCCTGGGCACCGTCCCGTCGCCGGGCATCACCTTCCCCGCCTACATCGGCATGGTGAACGGCGCCCGGAACCCGGCCGCCGCGCGGCTGGTCGCGGACTTCCTCATGGGCGACGGCTCCGAGACCGGCGGCCCCGCCTACGAGCCGTTCTACGTCCCCGGCGACTACCCCGTGCGCACCGACATGGCCGAGCCCGCGGACGCGGCCCCCCTGGAGGAGCTGGGCGCCTGGGACATCGTCCCGGAGGAGACCGCGCAGATCCGCGACGGCGTGGCCGACTTCCTGCTCACCCTGTGA